The Persephonella hydrogeniphila genome has a window encoding:
- the aroC gene encoding chorismate synthase, translating to MGRLRFLNAGESHGPALTAIIEGIPSNLKVSSEYINKELLRRQSGYGRGGRMKIEKDRVEILSGVRFGYTLGSPITLMVKNKDWENWKDIMAVEGQPVEKREIFNPRPGHADLSGGIKYGFYDLRNVLERASARETTTRVAVGAVCKQLLEDVGIKIGSYVVSIGDISVRDEIEGIPLEERFERAEKSEVRTPFPEEDEKFKKLIDLAREEGESLGGIFEVFATGVPVGLGSYVQWDRRLDGRIAQAMMSIQAMKGVEIGEGFKLAEKFGSQAHDEIFYDPKKGFYHKTNRAGGIEGGMTNGEPIIVRVAMKPIPTLMKKKSLKSVNIKTKEPFLAAKERSDVTAVPAAAVVGEAMLAFVLTDAILEKFGNDNWLEIKERIKKYREYTRQF from the coding sequence ATGGGAAGATTAAGATTTTTGAATGCCGGAGAATCCCACGGACCAGCCCTTACTGCAATAATAGAAGGTATACCTTCAAATCTGAAAGTTTCTTCTGAGTATATAAATAAAGAGCTTCTTAGAAGACAGTCAGGCTACGGCCGTGGGGGAAGAATGAAAATTGAAAAAGACAGAGTTGAAATACTGTCAGGGGTACGTTTTGGTTATACCCTTGGTTCTCCTATAACACTGATGGTAAAAAATAAAGACTGGGAAAACTGGAAAGATATTATGGCTGTGGAAGGACAGCCTGTAGAAAAGAGAGAAATATTTAATCCAAGACCGGGACATGCAGATCTGTCTGGAGGAATAAAGTACGGTTTCTATGACCTGAGGAATGTTCTTGAGAGAGCATCAGCAAGAGAAACGACGACGAGAGTTGCTGTTGGAGCTGTGTGTAAACAGCTATTAGAAGATGTAGGTATAAAAATCGGGAGCTATGTTGTTTCCATAGGAGATATCTCTGTTAGAGATGAGATAGAAGGTATTCCTTTAGAGGAAAGGTTTGAAAGGGCAGAAAAATCAGAAGTAAGAACTCCTTTCCCTGAAGAGGATGAAAAATTCAAAAAACTTATTGATCTGGCAAGGGAAGAGGGAGAGAGCCTTGGAGGTATATTTGAAGTTTTTGCCACAGGTGTTCCTGTGGGCTTAGGCAGTTATGTTCAGTGGGATAGAAGATTAGATGGAAGAATCGCTCAGGCGATGATGAGTATCCAGGCTATGAAAGGGGTTGAGATAGGGGAAGGTTTTAAACTTGCTGAAAAATTTGGTTCTCAGGCTCATGATGAGATTTTTTATGATCCAAAGAAAGGTTTTTATCACAAGACAAACAGGGCAGGTGGAATAGAAGGGGGAATGACAAACGGGGAACCTATTATAGTTAGAGTAGCTATGAAACCTATACCTACTTTGATGAAGAAAAAATCATTAAAGTCGGTAAATATAAAAACTAAAGAGCCTTTCCTTGCGGCAAAAGAAAGATCTGATGTGACTGCTGTTCCTGCAGCTGCTGTTGTAGGGGAAGCTATGCTTGCATTTGTTTTAACAGATGCTATTCTGGAAAAGTTTGGAAATGATAACTGGTTGGAAATAAAAGAGAGGATAAAAAAATACAGAGAGTATACACGGCAGTTTTAG
- the atpB gene encoding F0F1 ATP synthase subunit A translates to MEGLYIHHILYAVVALVFVPLLFAVFAKKPSLIPTPVQNLFEMYIEFVDNMLKEQMGKEGRKFFPLVAGLGLFIFTGNLMGMIPGFESYTANINTTLALALMVFFLYNYLGFKKHGISYIKHFMGPIPAAAPIFFIIEVISHISRPITLALRLFANMTGGELITVVLIMLIPLLVPLPIMVVHLIAVFLQTYVFMILTTVYIAGALTEEAH, encoded by the coding sequence TTGGAAGGGCTTTACATCCACCATATACTTTATGCTGTAGTTGCTTTGGTTTTTGTACCTTTACTGTTTGCTGTATTTGCAAAAAAACCTTCTTTGATCCCTACACCTGTGCAGAATTTATTTGAAATGTATATAGAGTTTGTCGACAATATGCTAAAAGAACAGATGGGTAAAGAAGGGAGAAAGTTCTTTCCACTTGTTGCAGGCCTAGGTCTTTTTATATTCACAGGAAACCTTATGGGGATGATACCTGGATTTGAGTCTTATACTGCAAATATAAACACAACTCTTGCACTTGCTCTTATGGTATTTTTCCTTTATAACTATCTTGGATTTAAGAAACACGGAATATCCTACATAAAGCATTTTATGGGACCTATACCTGCTGCAGCACCGATATTCTTTATTATAGAAGTGATTTCCCATATAAGCAGACCTATAACACTTGCTCTCCGTCTTTTTGCTAATATGACAGGAGGAGAGCTTATAACTGTTGTTCTTATAATGCTTATTCCCCTTCTTGTACCTTTACCTATTATGGTTGTCCACCTGATTGCTGTTTTTCTCCAGACATACGTATTTATGATTCTTACTACAGTTTATATAGCCGGAGCTCTAACTGAGGAAGCCCATTAA
- a CDS encoding universal stress protein, whose product MEIKKIVVCVDLTPLSLKALEWAKSLSEKYGAELVVFHEMEDVYTMINTSASFGMPASPDLKEQAEKNVVDKLTPLLKDIEGKYRLLIEAKGKTVDRLVDVVREENPDLTVITIDYERDVPKLDSQILVIK is encoded by the coding sequence ATGGAAATAAAGAAAATAGTTGTTTGTGTAGATCTAACGCCTCTTTCATTAAAAGCCCTTGAGTGGGCAAAATCTCTAAGTGAAAAATACGGAGCTGAACTTGTTGTTTTTCACGAGATGGAAGATGTGTACACAATGATAAACACTTCAGCATCCTTTGGTATGCCTGCATCTCCAGATCTGAAAGAGCAGGCTGAAAAAAATGTTGTTGATAAGCTAACTCCCCTGTTAAAGGATATAGAAGGTAAATATAGACTGCTTATAGAGGCAAAGGGTAAAACAGTAGACAGACTTGTTGATGTTGTCAGAGAGGAAAATCCTGATCTGACTGTAATAACTATTGATTACGAAAGGGATGTACCTAAGCTGGACTCTCAAATTTTAGTAATAAAATAA
- the rpmH gene encoding 50S ribosomal protein L34, whose product MPEKIKNRLSNKKRKRTSGFLARKRTKSGRKILARRRAKGRKRLAA is encoded by the coding sequence ATGCCAGAAAAAATAAAAAACAGGCTTTCAAATAAAAAAAGGAAAAGAACATCTGGATTTTTAGCAAGGAAAAGGACTAAATCAGGTAGAAAAATCCTTGCAAGAAGAAGGGCTAAAGGCAGAAAAAGATTAGCTGCCTGA
- the rnpA gene encoding ribonuclease P protein component, translating to METLKSPYIRSLLKEGRLIKTDYMIALFRKNNLGRPRFAFIISRKFSKKAVDRNRTKRIIKEALRLYGETLKNMGYDIALIPKKNILGKKTQDLYRDIKLIEKKLEEDAEKIAD from the coding sequence ATGGAAACTTTAAAGAGTCCTTATATTAGAAGCCTTCTGAAAGAAGGCCGTCTTATAAAAACAGACTATATGATAGCTCTTTTCAGAAAAAATAATCTGGGGAGACCCAGATTTGCCTTTATTATCTCAAGGAAGTTTTCAAAGAAGGCTGTAGACAGAAATCGGACTAAAAGGATAATAAAAGAAGCTTTAAGGCTGTATGGTGAAACTTTAAAAAATATGGGATATGATATAGCTTTGATTCCCAAAAAAAATATTTTAGGAAAGAAAACTCAAGATCTGTACAGAGATATAAAACTTATAGAAAAAAAACTGGAAGAAGATGCTGAAAAAATTGCTGATTAA
- the yidD gene encoding membrane protein insertion efficiency factor YidD has protein sequence MLKKLLIKALKLYQKIISPLYPASCRYYPSCSQYSIEAVEKYGIVKGSIKALWRILRCNPFSRGGIDKP, from the coding sequence ATGCTGAAAAAATTGCTGATTAAGGCTTTGAAATTGTATCAGAAAATCATTTCTCCACTTTATCCTGCAAGCTGTAGGTATTACCCTTCCTGTTCCCAGTACAGCATAGAAGCTGTTGAAAAATACGGTATAGTAAAAGGGAGTATTAAGGCATTATGGCGGATCTTACGATGCAATCCCTTTTCCAGAGGTGGTATTGATAAACCATAA